AGAAAAATTAGAAGATCCAGTAAAAGCAGCACTATTATTAATATCTAGAATATTACAGTTTGACAAGAATTCACTAATATCAGCATACAAAACAGATTTTACTGATGGACTAGATTTACTTAAAAAAATTGCAATTAAGAGAGGATGGTTCTATAAAAAAGATAAAGAACCAATAATAGAAGAAGCTGCTAGACAATTAATAAGAGATTATCACGAAGGAAAGATAACTTATTTTACCCTTCCACCTTTAGACAATAATAATGAAAATAAAGTTAGTAATATTTGACGCAGACAAAACTTTATGGGATCACTATAATATTTCTGAATTTCAAGATCCTATAAAGATAATAAATGAAAATGAAATTGAAGATTATAAAGGAAGAAAACTTAAAGTATTTCCAGAAGTTAGAAATACTTTACATGAACTTAAAGATAAAGGAATAATTTTAGGCTTAGCAACATGGAATTTTCCAGATAAAACTGAAAAAATACTCAAAATATTAAACCTTTATAACTATTTTGATATCATAATTTCAAGAGACTTCCCGTATAAGTTTATAATGATATCAGAAATATACAATGAATTAAGAAAAAAAGGAATTAAAGTAAAACCAGAAGAGATTATGTTTATAGATGATAGAAGAAGCCACTTCGGTAATGTATGGCTATATCTTGGGAATATAAACTGCATAGAAATGTGGAAAGATATAAAAAATCATAAAGAAATACTTTTCCTTATAGAATGAAATGTTTTTAATTTTAGACAACTTTAACTTTTTAAACAATTAAAAAGTTTCAGTTTGTAAATGTATATATTAACAATAATGCTTAAAAACACTCTCTACTATTTGGTTAGTCGGGAAAAAAGATGATAGGTGACTGTACCCTCCAAATCGACTAAGTTACCTAAATTCTACGCAAATCAAGTTAATGAGAAAAATAGTTTATACAATAAAAATTTTGGTGATAAAAAATGCCAAATGGAGCTAGAATTATAGTAGAAGCTTTAAAAAGAGAAGGAGTAAAAACAATCTTCGGAATACCAGGATTATATAACATGCCATTTTATGATGAACTATATTACGAAATAGAAAATCAAGAAATAAGACACGTATTAATGAGACATGAACAGGCAGCAGCACATGCAGCTGATGGTTTCGCAAGAGTTACTGGATTTCCTGGAGTAGTAACTGCTACATCTGGACCTGGAGCAACAAACTTAGTTACTGGATTCATAACTGCTTATTGGGATAGTTCTCCAATAGTAGCAATAACAGGTCAAGTTAATAGAGCTGTAATAGGAAAAATGGCTTTCCAAGAATCTGATACTCCAGGTATATTTAAAGATGTTTCAAAATATGTAGTACAATTAAAACAAGTTCAAGAAATTCCATTATGGATAAAGAATGCATTTTATATTGCTACTACTGGAAGACCAGGTCCAGTTGTAGTAGATATTCCAAGAGACGTACAAATTGACAAATTGGACGATGTACAATGGCCAGAAAAACCTTTAGTAAAAGGATATAAACCATTTAAAACAGAAATAGATCCAATTAAACTAAAGAAAGCAGCAGAAATACTAGTAAATGCAGAAAAACCAATTATTTTGGTAGGAACTGGTGCAGTATGGTCCGGAGCTACTCCCGAAATTCTGAATCTAGCTGAAACATTAATATGTCCAATAACATCTACATTACCAGGTAAATCCGCAATACCTCATGATCATCCTTTATATTTAGGGCCTATGGGCTATTATGGTAGAGCCGAAGCATCTTTAGCAGCACTAGAATCCGACGTAATGGTAGTTATAGGAGCTAAATTAAGCGATAGAACGTTTACTTCATATGACGAAATGGTAGAAACTGGAAAGAAATTCATCATGATAAATATAGATCCAACTGACTCTGAAAGAGCATTTAAAGTAGATGTACCAATGTATGGAGATGCTAAAGTTCTAACTAGAGAATTACTAAATGCGGTAATGAAAGTCGGAACCAAGAAAGATAGATCAGCATGGATGAAGAGAGTAAAAGAACTTAGAGATTATTATTCACAATTCTATTATCCAGACGAGCCAGGTAAAATAAAGCCTTGGAAAGCATTAAAAACAATTAGACAAGCAATACCCAGAGATTCCATAGTAACAACTGGTGTAGGTCAACATCAGATGTGGGCAGAAGTATTCTGGGAGGTATTAGAGCCTAGAACTTTCTTATCTTCTACTGGAATGGGGACAATGGGATTTGGATTACCAGCAGCAATGGGAGCAAAATTAGCTAGACCAGATAAAGTAGTAGTAGATTTAGATGGAGATGGATCGTTCTTAATGACAGGAAATAATTTGGCTACAGCAGTTGATGAGCACATACCTATAATATCAGTAATATTCGATAATAGAAGCTTAGGATTAGTAAGACAAGTACAAGATTTATTCCAAGAAAAAAGAATAGTAGGAGTAGAATATGGTCCATCGCCAGATTTTGTAAAATATGCTGAATCATTTGGCGCATTAGGATTTAATGCAGATAGTTACGAAGAATTAGAAAAAGATATTAAGACTGCGATTAAAGAAAATATTCCAGCAGTAATTAGATTACCTATAGATAGACAAGAATTAGCATTACCCACCTTACCTCCAGGTGGAAAATTAAGACAGGTGATAGTAAGTGACCCAAGAAAAAATAGTTAAAGTAATTGGATATTATAGAGATCCAGGATTCCTAGAGAGAATAATAAGCAACTTCAGAAAACTATGGGTAGATATAGACTGGATGACTGCAAGAAAAATAAACGATGAAGGATTATACGAAGTTTACTTAAGCATAAGAAATGTAAAAAATACTGAATTGGCAATATTAAACTTAAGTAAAACGGTTGATATAGAAAAAGTAGAAGTACTAGAAGACGGAAAGTTAGTTAAATACTATGCTAATGAAAAAGGAGAAATATCAAGTGACGAAAACGAAGGTAATATCAGGATTTTTGTACCCGTATATTCTAAAGTAACTACATATAGTTGGGGTGAAAAAAGTGGTAGCTAAAATATACACAGATCAAGATGCAAATTTAGATAAAATAAAGAATAAAAAAATAGCAGTATTAGGATATGGAAGCCAAGGAAGAGCATGGGCATTAAATCTAAGAGATTCAGGATTAAATGTTACTGTTGGTCTAGAAAGAGAAGGAAACTCTTGGAAACAAGCTGAAAAAGATGGATTTAAGCCAGTTCATACTGAAGAAGCAGTAAAGAATGCCGATATAGTTATTTTCCTAGTACCAGATATGGTCCAAAGATATGTATACTTAGAAAAAGTTAAACCATATTTGAAAGAGGGAATGGATCTAGTATTTGCACATGGATTTAATATTCATTACAGATTAATTGAACCACCTAAGAACGTAGACGTATATATGGTAGCACCAAAAGGTCCAGGTCCAACAGTCAGAGATTTCTATACAAAGGGTGGCGGAGTTCCATCACTAATAGCAGTTCATCAAGATTACTCTGGAGAAGCTAAAGAAAAAGCATTAGCAATAGCAAAAGGAATAGGATCTACGAGAGCTGGTGTAATAGAAACCACTTTTAAAGAGGAAACAGAAACTGATCTATTCGGCGAACAAACTACATTAGTTGGCGGAGTTATGGAATTAATGAGATCAGCTTTTAAGACTCTAGTCGATTTAGGATACCAACCAGAAGTAGCGTATTTCGAAACTATAAATGAAATGAAAATGATAGTTGACATTATATATGACAAAGGGTTTAGCGGAATGCTAAAAGCAGTTTCTGACACAGCAAAGTATGGAGGATTAACATCAGGTAAATATGAAATAAACGAAGACGTTAGAAAAAGAATGTTAGAGATTGCTGAAAAGATAAGATCTGGAAAATTTGCAGAAGAATGGATAGAAGAATACGGTAGAGGAAGCCCAACAATTAAAGAAGGTATGGAAGAAGTAGAAAATAGCTTAGAAGAACAAACTGGTAGAAGATTAAAAGAACTTATTGAAAGAGGAAAACCTAAATCTTAGATTTTTTAATTATTATTGTGAATGAGAGAAAGAGTAAAGCAAGCAGTATAGAAAGACAAGTTCTTTCCCTATTAAGAGATAGGGGATTTGCAGTAATTAGAGCACCAGCAAGCGGAAGTAAAAGAAAAGATCCTATTCCAGATATAGTAGCATTAAAAAATGGAATAATCCTTCTAATAGAAGTTAAAAGTAGAAAAATGAAAAATAAAGTTTATATTGGAAGAGACCAAGCAGAAGGAATCTTAGACTTTGCAAGAAAAAGTGGAGGAGAAATTTTTATAGCTATTAAATTTCCCAAATTCCTTAAATTTGTTAGATTTGAAAAACTAAGAAAAACAAGCTCAGGAAATTATGTAGCAGATGAAGATACTATAAATGAAGGATTAACAATAGACGATCTTACTAGATATGTAGAATCAAAATTTTCAAAAACTTTAGATTCATTCATCTGAATTATCATTATTTGACTCATTACTAGCCCCATTACTAGACTCTCCTAAAGTTATTTTAATCCTTATTCCATGCTTTTTCTCTAATTTTCTTATTTTATTATTTAATCTTCTATTAAATTTACCTATTTCGTTCTTTGGTATTTTGATAATATATTCACCATTTTCATACTTAACATCGGCATCAGGTATACTTTGCATAACAGTCTTAGCTATTTTAGATTCTATAGTGTTAGAAGATGTAGTCCTAGTAGCAGGAACTATCATAGTCTGTTCTCCGAAAACATATATTTCGTATTCTACAGTATCAGTCATAAAATCTTTTATTTCGACAACTGGCCTAGCTAAGTCAGCTTCTTTTAATCCTAGAGGAACTTTTACAGTCATTTCTAAACTATATACTTTCTTTACGCTTCCTTCACTGATGAATATCACAGTATCTAAAATTCCTGGTATAGTACCTAAATCAATCCTACTTAAAAATCTATGAATAGCATCTATTGGAGTAGTAGCGTGAACAACTCCTATCATCCCTATACCTGCAAGTCTTAAATCAATGTATAATCTAAAATCATCATCATTTCTCATTTCATCGTAAACAGTATAATCAGGCCTACTTAATAATAGAATATCGTGAAGTTCGCCTATTTCTGCATAATTTTTAGAGTACTGTGTAATATCAGGAGGTAAATGCATATCTCTTGGTGATTCTATAGTCTTAACAATTTTACCTAGTTGCATGTAATATTCAGCTAAAGCTTGTGCAAAAGTAGTTTTACCCATACCTGGAGATCCTGCGATCAAAATACCTTCAGCTCTGTTTTTCAATCTCTCTATCAATTTATCTGCTAGATTATATTCTTGTAAAGATTTCTTAGTTACGGGTCTAGTAATAGTAACCTCCCATCCATCACTTAATGGTGGTCTAGTAATAACTATTCTATAGTTACCTAATTGAACTATAGTAGAACCTTTTCTTTCTATCTCTATGAACGAGTTTTTGACATATCGTATCGAATTTATGATTTCAGAAACTATATGTTTTATATCTTCAGCAGTAGTAACAGAATTAGATAAGTTAACAAACTGCCAACTACCAGGCTTTCCCTTTTTTGCTTTAGGAATAGTATCCTCCTTTAAGTGAACGCTCATAGTATTCTCATCAAACATCTTTTCAATACTCAACTCTGGTTGACTTGGCTCCAAGTATATAACAGAAATTCCTAAAAATTGAGAAACTTGTTTTTGAATTTCATCTGAAGTCACGATAGTACATCCTTTTTCTTTGCAATATTCTCTAATTGCTTGATCAACATTTGAAGAATATTCTCCAACAAATTCAACACTAAACAAATATCTTTCAGAAACTTCTTTTATTCTCTGAATTTCATCTAAAGCTAATTCTCCTGAAAGTAATCCATCTCTAGTTTCTTTTTCTAGTTCAGACAACAATGATCTATGAATAAGAATATTACCATTTATCACTCCTTTTTCTATATATCTAGAAACACCTTCTAATAATGCAGACTTGTCAACAAGTAGCTCATTATTATTCGACAAAAGTATTTTCCCCACTACGTAAAAAATTGACAATGTACATTAAAAAATTATTTCTTTATTAAAGATATGAAGTATTCATGGACTAATGTAGTTCCAGATAATTCTGGATGAAAAGTAGTAGCTAGTAGATTTCCTTCTTGAACCATGGTATATGTACCATTTAATTCTGATAATACTTTTGAATTCCCCCAAACTTTAGTTATTGCTGGAGCTCTAATGAAAACAACTTTAGCAGTACTACCACCTATCTTACTTAAGTCTATTAATGCCTCAAAACTTTCTCTTTGTCTACCATAATAATTCCTTATAACAGTGATATCCATAGTACCTATTAATGGCTGAGATTTTTTACCAACTTTAGCATCGCTAACATCTTTAGCTAGCATAATTGCACCTGCACAAGTTCCTAATACTGGAAGACCTTCTAAGATTTTATCTTTTAATGGTTCTAATAATCCCATTTTCTGAGCTACTATACCAATAGTAGTGCTTTCTCCTCCTGGAATTATTATACCGTCTACGCTATTTAACTCATTAACCTTCTTAACTGGAACTACGTCGCCATCAATTTTCAAATTAAATAAAGCTCTTTTAGTCTGTAATGCATGCTCTTCAAAACTACCTTGATAAGCTAAAATACCTACTTTCATGTGTCCCTCACTTGCAATAATTCTTCTGGTTTTAATGTCTTAATATCAATACCCATCATTGATTTTTCTTCAGTTATCATTTTTTGTGCTTCTAATACTACTTCTGGATATTCCCATCCAGATACTGAAAGAACTATAGCTTTAGCTCTTTCTGATGGATCTTGACTCTTAAATATTCCTGAACCTACAAACACACCATCTGCTCCTAACCACATCATTAATGCAGCGTCAGCTGGAGTAGTTATTCCACCAGCTGCAAAGTTGACTATTGGTAATCTTTTTATTTTTGTAGTTAATTCTACCAATTCATAAGGAACTTGGTATTCTCTAGCTTTTTTGACTCTATCCTCTTCTGACATACTTGCTAAGGCGTTTATTTCTGAATTTATTATCTTCATATGTTTTACTGCTTCGCTTACGTTTCCAGTTCCTGGCTCACCTTTAGTTCTTATCATTGACGCACCCTCAGTGATTCTCCTTAACGCTTCTCCTAAATTTCTAGCCCCATTAACAAATGGAACCTTAAATTCCCATTTATTTATATGATGTTCTTCGTCAGCTGGTGTTAATACTTCACTTTCGTCTATTGTGTCTACTCCTAAAGCCTCTAGTAATTTTGCCTCATAATAATGACCAATTCTTACTTTTGCCATTATTGGTATTGTTATAGAATTCATTACTTCTTCTATTATCTTAGGATCAGCCATTCTTGCTACTCCGCCTGATTTTCTTACATCATAAGGTAATTTATCTAAAACCATAACTGATGTAGCTCCTGCATCTTCTGCTATACTTGCTTGATTAACGTTAGTAACATCCATTATTACTCCTCCTTTTTGGAATATTGGAAAAGCGTGTTTTACTCTTACAGTACCATTAGCTATATTTGATACTTCTTTTTCTGGTAAATACGAAAGTAAACCAGAATCTTTTAGTATATCTCTAACTTCAGCAAGTTTGTAGAAGAATTCTTCAATTTCGTTGAAGGATAACTCGTATAGCCTCATAATTAAAGAAAAACGTAAAATAACATAAAAAATTTTTATTAAAATGTTGTGGGATGTATTTTCCTTTCGTTTTCAGCTCTAATTTTAACTATACCAAAGTGTATTGCACAATTAATACAATAGCATTTCCTAACGGGATATCTAGGAATTATAGCTCCTTTCTTTTCTAATTCCGCTGCTAATGCAGGTTCTACTGGAGTATACATTCTTGTTACGCATATTGCTTTATCTTCTGGAACTCTAGCTCCACAGTTATCGCATGTTATATATCCAACATGTCCTTTGTCTCCTTTTCTTCTGCCTCTATTCTCTCTTTTTTTAGGCAAATTAGCACCCATTTAAATTCAGACTAATATATCTAATAAGTTTTTGCTATTCTCAGAACATTAGTAGATGGTTTTTTACATACAATACATGGATCATTTGTCTTTTTAGCTTCTATAGGATATCCTAATACTCTTGCAGTAATACTATCTTGAAGTTTTTGCCCGCAAGCTTCATCTCCACACCATGGAACTTCTACAATTCCTCCTTTTTCTTCAATAATTTTTGTTAATTCTTCTTGAGTTTTAGCATAATATATTTTTGAATTAAATTCTTCCCAGGCCTTCTTTTTAAGATCGTTATACATTAAATCTAGCATATTTTTAACTTCTTGCACTATATCATCTTTTTTAACAATTTTAGATGTAAGAGTATCTCTTCTTTTTATCGTAACATTTCCAGAATTATATTCCCTTAAACCTATCTCTAGTCTAATTGGAACACCCTTTAATTCCCATATATAATATTTTTCTCCAGGTGTAATATCTTTGTTATTATCAACTACTGTTTCTATTCCACTATCATTAAGCAATTTAGCTAAGCTATTGCAATAATCTTCTATTTTCTTTCTATCATCGTCATTTTTTACTGGTATAGGTATTATTACAACTTTTATTGGAGCTATTGAGGGAGATAAGACTGGTCCATGATCATCACCATTTATTGCTATGGATACAGCAATTGCCCTATCTGAAATACCATAACTAGTCTGATAAGGATAATCCAAACTTCCATCAGCTTTCTGAATTTTATAATCTAAAGCTTTAGAAAAATGCTGTCCAAGATGATGAACAGTACCTATTTGCAAAGCTTTGCCATCTGGCATTAACGTGTCAAAAGCATACGTATGTTCTGCTCCAGCAAACCTATCCCATTTTGGTCTTTCAGAAAGCAGATAAGGAATACCTAAAATATCAAAGAACTTTTTATATATTTCTATAGCCTCATTAACTTGACGTTGAGCATCTTCATAAGTCTCATGTAATGTGTGAGCTTCTTTGAACGTTGTAACTTCTCTTAATCTTATCATAGGTCTGGTAGCTTTTGTTTCATACCTAAAAATACTTACTATTTGATAGAATTTTTTTGGAAGTTGTTTGTAACTTTGAATCCATAATGACTCCATATAGGTAATTGCAACTTCAGAAGTAGGCCTTAATGCTAATTTTACATCTAAATCTTCCTCTCCCCCTTTAGTTACCCAATAAACTTCTCCTTCAAATCCTTTTATATGTTCACTTTCTCTCTTTAGTAAATCTTCTGGTATGAGCATAGGAAATAAAACTTCTTCATGGCCAGTATTATCGAGTAATCTTCTTATAGTATTTATTATATTTTGTCTAATTTTGAATCCATATGGCCTCCAAACTCCCATCCCCTTTACAGGATATCTTCCATAATCGTAAAATTCTCCTTCAGATAGAACTCTATCGAACCATTCACTAAAATTCGACTTCCATTTTTCTCTTGGAATTTGCATAGCAAAAGAAAATAGGTTGAGATAAAAAATTTTTATATCTTATTTACACGTGGGCAAAGAGCATTAATACCGCAAATACTAAACCATATACTACTATTCCTTCTCCAATAGCTACGAATATTAATATCGTACCGAACATATCTCTTCTTTCAGTTAATACACCTACACCAGCTGCAGCTGCCATACCAACTGCTACACCAGCACCTATTGCTGCTAATCCTATAGCTAATCCTGCTCCTATATTTACTCCTTCAAATCCTGCTCCTGTAGAATATGGTGATGTAGCTGCAGATGTTACTAAACCTACTACTAAAGGTAGAAGAAGGAATAGATAGTTTATCCTTTTCATATCTTAATCCACCACATATTACTTTGATAGTTCCTTTAAAGCCTTTCTCTTTATATTATCAAGCTCATTCTTCTTATTTTCAAGAATTTTTTGGTATTCTTTATCTAAAGCTTCTAAAGCATCGGCTTTTTGTTTATCTAATACAGTTTTTATCATTTTTATATATTTTTCAGCCTCCACTTAACCTCCTCCTCTGTAATATTCTTCTAGTTGTTTTAAGTCTTACGAATTCTTCTCTATTTTTATCATCTAAAACCGATTTAATATATTTTACAGAAGATGTATAAAAAGGAAGTATAGATGTGTCTATTGCATTTATTATCCTCTGTGTTTTTCTTAGCTCATTAGCTAATGATCTTATAGTAGACTCTAATTCAACTAGCTGTATTACCTTAACTAAAGCTTCTCTAATTTTATCATATGCTTCGGAAAGATATGGTGAAGTTTCTACTTCACCAAAAGGCTTCTCTGGAATACTCTTCTCATCTATATTAATTACTGGTATCTTAACTCCAAAAATAACTTTAATTATGTTATCTACTTTTAATGTTTTAGCTTGGCTATCTGCCATCAATTCTATATTACTAAGACCTTCATCTGCAACTGCTTGCAAAAAACTATCATATGCATCTTTTAACGCTTTATTAACTTCTCCATACAATTTTTCATATTCTGCTGCATATGTACGTAAATAAAGTAATAAAACTTCTCTTTTATTTTCCAATAATCTTTTTATATTCCTTATAACTTTTAACTCTGATTTAAATTTTATTAAATTAATTTTTGTTGGTAATACTTTATTTGAACTCATTTAGTACCACTTTTATGAAGATATTTCTGTATATATGCAGACTTTATGTTGGTTAGCTCACTTTCTGGTAATATAGATAAAACTTCCCAGCCTATATCTAATGTTTTCTCAACATCTCTATTTTCATTTACTCCTTGGTTAAGGAATTTTCTTTCAAATGCTTCGCCGAACAATAAGTACTTTTTATCAACATCTGACAAACTATCTTCGCCTATTATTGCAGCTAATCCTCTAGTATCTATTGCTCTAGCATACGAAGCGAATAATTGATTCATAACATTGCTGTGATCCTCTCTTGTTTTTCCTTCGCCTATTCCATCTTTTCCTAATCTTGAAAGACTTAGTAGAACATTTATTGGTGGATATATTCCCTTATTATATAAAGACCTATCTAACGTGATTTGGCCTTCCGTAATATATCCAGTTAAATCAGGTATTGGATGAGTCATATCATCATTAGGCATTGTCAATATAGGCATTTGAGTTATAGATCCTTTCTTTCCTTTTACTTTTCCAGCTCTTTCATAGATAGTAGCTAAATCAGTATACATGTATCCAGGATATCCTCCTCTGCCTGGAACTTCTTCTTTTGATGCACTAATTTCTCTTAATGATTCACAGTAGTTTGTCATATCTATAAGGATAGCCAATACATGCATATCCTTTTCAAAAGCTAAATATTCGGCTAAAGTTAATGCTGTTTTAGGTGTCAATATCTTAACTACTGGAGGTTCATTAGCCAACGTCATGAACATCGCTACTCTATTTATTGCTCCAGTTTCTTCAAAGAATTTTCTAAAGAATAATGCTTCATCATATCTTATTCCTATAGCTCCAAAAACTACCGCAAAATTACTTTCTTCTCCTCTTACTGTAGCTTGCTTAGCTATCTGTGCGGCTAGAGTATTAGCGGGTAAACCGCTTCCACTAAATATCGGTAATTTTTGACCCCTAACTAATGGATTAAGACCATCTATTGCTGAAATACCTGTTTGAATAAATTCTTCTGGATAATCTCTAACTGCTGGATTTATAGGATTGCCATTTATATCCCTCTTTTCTCCAGAAATTATAGGTGAACCGTTATCTAATGGTTCACCTAATGGATTGAATACTCTACCCAACATTTCATCTGATATCTTTACCTCTAATCCTCTTCCTAAGAATTTCACAGTAGTTCCTGTAGGAGATATTCCAGTTGTACCTTCAAATACCTGAACTATGCTTATTCCCATTTGAGAATCTACAACCATTCCTCTTCTTTTTTCACCATTTTCCATCTCAATTTCTACTAATTCATTATAAGCTGCATCAGTAATGCCTTGAACAACTAGCAAAGGACCTTTAATCATGGAAATATTAGAGTATTCTCTTACATTTAATACGGGTTCCATTTTTATGCACCAACTTGCTTTGCTAATTCTTCGAATTGATTCTTTAATACTTTTTCTAACTCGTCGTATTTTTGTAGCTCATCATTTTTAATTGTAGCTTTAGATCTTATAATATCTGATGTAACTTTTATACTATCTGAAATTTTCTTAATTGGAACTCCTTTTTGAACCAAATCACTAGCTAACTGATTATATAATGCTATGAGTTTCATAATTCTAAATTGTTTTTGCGGAGAGGAGAAAGCATCTATATCATCAAATGCATTTTGTTTTAAGAATGCTTCTTTGATTAATCTTGCAACTTCGAGGACTAATTTATCTTTTTCTGCTAAAGATTCTGGACCTACTAATCTTACTATTTGCTTTAGTTCATCTTCTCTAATTAGAGTCTTTACCATTAGTTCCCTTATATCCTTCCATGAGGGATCCACATTAGTTGCCCACCATTTAGCTACTAAATCGACATAAGCTGAGAATCCCTGTAACCAATTTATTGCTGGGAAGTGTCTAGCATGAGCTAGTGAAACATCTAATGGCCAGAATACTCTTACAAATCTTAAAGTATTGCTAGTTACTGGTTCTGTAAAATCTCCACCTGGAGGAGAGACTGCAGAAGCTAACGTCACAGATCCCAATCTTTCTTGGCTCCCTAATGTTATCACTCTCCCAGCTCTTTCGTAGTATTCTGCTAATCTTGATGGAAGATAACTTGGGAATCCTTCTTCTGCTGGCATTTCTTCCATTCTTCCTCCTAAATCTCTTAAAGCCTCAGCCCATCTCGTAGTAGAATCTGCTACTACTAATACGTCGTAACCTTGGTCTCTAAAGTACTCACCTAAGGTCACACCAAAATAAATACTAGCTTCTCTAGCAGCTACTGGCATGTTACTAGTATTAGCTACTAGTATTGTTCTATCTAATAATGGCTTACCAGTCCAAGGATCCTTTAATGTTGGAAACTGTCTTAACTCATCTGTCATTTCATTTCCTCTTTCTCCACAACCTACATATATTACGATTTTTGCAGAACTCCATTTTGCTAGACTTTGCAAAGTTACAGTTTTTCCTGAACCGAATGGACCAGGAATAGCAGCTGTTCCACCTTTAGCTAAAGGAAATATTGTATCTAAAACTCTTACTCCAGTTAATAATGGCTCTGAAGGTTCTAGTTTGTCTTTAAAAGGTCTTGGGAATCTTACTGGCCACTTTTGTAGC
This genomic window from Acidianus manzaensis contains:
- the pdxS gene encoding pyridoxal 5'-phosphate synthase lyase subunit PdxS; the encoded protein is MRLYELSFNEIEEFFYKLAEVRDILKDSGLLSYLPEKEVSNIANGTVRVKHAFPIFQKGGVIMDVTNVNQASIAEDAGATSVMVLDKLPYDVRKSGGVARMADPKIIEEVMNSITIPIMAKVRIGHYYEAKLLEALGVDTIDESEVLTPADEEHHINKWEFKVPFVNGARNLGEALRRITEGASMIRTKGEPGTGNVSEAVKHMKIINSEINALASMSEEDRVKKAREYQVPYELVELTTKIKRLPIVNFAAGGITTPADAALMMWLGADGVFVGSGIFKSQDPSERAKAIVLSVSGWEYPEVVLEAQKMITEEKSMMGIDIKTLKPEELLQVRDT
- a CDS encoding 30S ribosomal protein S26e encodes the protein MPKKRENRGRRKGDKGHVGYITCDNCGARVPEDKAICVTRMYTPVEPALAAELEKKGAIIPRYPVRKCYCINCAIHFGIVKIRAENERKIHPTTF
- the proS gene encoding proline--tRNA ligase produces the protein MQIPREKWKSNFSEWFDRVLSEGEFYDYGRYPVKGMGVWRPYGFKIRQNIINTIRRLLDNTGHEEVLFPMLIPEDLLKRESEHIKGFEGEVYWVTKGGEEDLDVKLALRPTSEVAITYMESLWIQSYKQLPKKFYQIVSIFRYETKATRPMIRLREVTTFKEAHTLHETYEDAQRQVNEAIEIYKKFFDILGIPYLLSERPKWDRFAGAEHTYAFDTLMPDGKALQIGTVHHLGQHFSKALDYKIQKADGSLDYPYQTSYGISDRAIAVSIAINGDDHGPVLSPSIAPIKVVIIPIPVKNDDDRKKIEDYCNSLAKLLNDSGIETVVDNNKDITPGEKYYIWELKGVPIRLEIGLREYNSGNVTIKRRDTLTSKIVKKDDIVQEVKNMLDLMYNDLKKKAWEEFNSKIYYAKTQEELTKIIEEKGGIVEVPWCGDEACGQKLQDSITARVLGYPIEAKKTNDPCIVCKKPSTNVLRIAKTY
- a CDS encoding V-type ATP synthase subunit K (produces ATP from ADP in the presence of a proton gradient across the membrane; the K subunit is a nonenzymatic component which binds the dimeric form by interacting with the G and E subunits), which produces MKRINYLFLLLPLVVGLVTSAATSPYSTGAGFEGVNIGAGLAIGLAAIGAGVAVGMAAAAGVGVLTERRDMFGTILIFVAIGEGIVVYGLVFAVLMLFAHV
- a CDS encoding V-type ATP synthase subunit D, which produces MSSNKVLPTKINLIKFKSELKVIRNIKRLLENKREVLLLYLRTYAAEYEKLYGEVNKALKDAYDSFLQAVADEGLSNIELMADSQAKTLKVDNIIKVIFGVKIPVINIDEKSIPEKPFGEVETSPYLSEAYDKIREALVKVIQLVELESTIRSLANELRKTQRIINAIDTSILPFYTSSVKYIKSVLDDKNREEFVRLKTTRRILQRRRLSGG
- a CDS encoding V-type ATP synthase subunit B, producing MEPVLNVREYSNISMIKGPLLVVQGITDAAYNELVEIEMENGEKRRGMVVDSQMGISIVQVFEGTTGISPTGTTVKFLGRGLEVKISDEMLGRVFNPLGEPLDNGSPIISGEKRDINGNPINPAVRDYPEEFIQTGISAIDGLNPLVRGQKLPIFSGSGLPANTLAAQIAKQATVRGEESNFAVVFGAIGIRYDEALFFRKFFEETGAINRVAMFMTLANEPPVVKILTPKTALTLAEYLAFEKDMHVLAILIDMTNYCESLREISASKEEVPGRGGYPGYMYTDLATIYERAGKVKGKKGSITQMPILTMPNDDMTHPIPDLTGYITEGQITLDRSLYNKGIYPPINVLLSLSRLGKDGIGEGKTREDHSNVMNQLFASYARAIDTRGLAAIIGEDSLSDVDKKYLLFGEAFERKFLNQGVNENRDVEKTLDIGWEVLSILPESELTNIKSAYIQKYLHKSGTK
- a CDS encoding ATP synthase subunit A; protein product: MVVGRIVRVNGPLVVADNMKDSMMYEVVEVGDLRLIGEVTRIEGDRAFIQVYEDTSGIKPGEPVYGTGAPLSAELGPGLIGKIFDGLERPLSDIATITKSPYVQRGIKVTSIDRNKKWHFTPKVKKGDKVEAGDILGTVEETPLVEHRILVPPNYHGTIKEIVSEGDYTVEETIATVDMNGDEIKIQMLQKWPVRFPRPFKDKLEPSEPLLTGVRVLDTIFPLAKGGTAAIPGPFGSGKTVTLQSLAKWSSAKIVIYVGCGERGNEMTDELRQFPTLKDPWTGKPLLDRTILVANTSNMPVAAREASIYFGVTLGEYFRDQGYDVLVVADSTTRWAEALRDLGGRMEEMPAEEGFPSYLPSRLAEYYERAGRVITLGSQERLGSVTLASAVSPPGGDFTEPVTSNTLRFVRVFWPLDVSLAHARHFPAINWLQGFSAYVDLVAKWWATNVDPSWKDIRELMVKTLIREDELKQIVRLVGPESLAEKDKLVLEVARLIKEAFLKQNAFDDIDAFSSPQKQFRIMKLIALYNQLASDLVQKGVPIKKISDSIKVTSDIIRSKATIKNDELQKYDELEKVLKNQFEELAKQVGA